One part of the Halobacteria archaeon AArc-dxtr1 genome encodes these proteins:
- a CDS encoding DUF5816 domain-containing protein, whose translation MRPKSTDDGRTVYVDERDGDTGSKAPFLVAYESRDRNRRYGWFCTHCESLDNAMDSMGRIQCNRCGNFRKPTEWDAAHE comes from the coding sequence ATGCGACCGAAGTCCACCGACGACGGACGAACCGTCTACGTCGACGAGCGGGACGGGGACACCGGCTCGAAGGCCCCGTTTCTCGTCGCCTACGAGTCTCGGGACCGCAACCGTCGGTACGGCTGGTTCTGTACGCACTGTGAGAGCCTCGACAACGCGATGGATTCGATGGGGCGAATCCAGTGTAACCGCTGTGGGAACTTCCGGAAGCCGACGGAGTGGGACGCCGCCCACGAGTGA